In Williamwhitmania sp., the following are encoded in one genomic region:
- a CDS encoding helix-turn-helix domain-containing protein produces MKLYIKYMVSTRCKMAVKDALKKLQLHFIIVDLGEIEIMETLTPEQREQLKIELVGSGLELMDDKRAVLIEKIKNVIVEMIHHSDEMVKVNFSDYLSEKLNYDYTYLANLFSEVQGTTIEHFVIAHKVERIKELIIYDELNITEIAWKMNYSSVAHLSNQFKKVTGLSPSHFKRLKVKRRSPIEDI; encoded by the coding sequence TTGAAATTATACATTAAGTACATGGTTAGTACTCGCTGTAAGATGGCGGTGAAAGATGCGTTGAAAAAGCTTCAGCTGCATTTTATCATTGTCGATTTAGGTGAGATAGAGATTATGGAAACGCTAACGCCGGAGCAACGAGAGCAACTTAAAATTGAGCTTGTCGGTTCAGGCCTCGAACTAATGGACGATAAGCGAGCTGTGCTGATTGAGAAAATCAAGAATGTAATCGTTGAAATGATTCATCACAGCGATGAAATGGTCAAGGTAAACTTTTCTGACTACCTAAGCGAGAAGTTAAATTACGACTATACCTATCTGGCCAACCTCTTTTCGGAGGTTCAAGGAACTACTATTGAGCATTTCGTCATAGCTCATAAGGTTGAGCGGATTAAGGAGCTTATCATTTATGATGAATTAAACATTACAGAAATTGCCTGGAAGATGAATTACAGCAGTGTTGCGCATCTATCCAACCAGTTTAAGAAGGTTACAGGACTTTCACCTTCACATTTCAAGCGATTGAAGGTTAAAAGGAGAAGTCCAATTGAGGATATTTGA
- a CDS encoding DUF2334 domain-containing protein, with protein MRKLLLCLLMLLFAGSVFTAYGQTIPTKKVLVLFEGKYDLNNIPTAMGREMAQLLGHFKTDVTVNGIAGYKAHEIAKYDFVFYIGFTAEDQVPQAFSNDVLATSKPVIWINTGFKNFSQNPAVAKRYGFTVSSYVESSPYTEVKAGNDIFTKGTNDINIVKIIDKKRVSVWATANPEKGIATPVPYMVQSGNLTYVADMPFLGATETDRYLYFADKLHDILGENHPTNHMAIIRIEDVTALNNPNELRDIADYLSEQGIPFLVGVVPIYVNPSEGRYVKLSDRPELVDALKYMVRNGGSIVMHGVTHQYKGVSTDDAEFWNMTANQPIVGENVEDFSKKIELGLNEFYKDNLFPIAWETPHYMGTVKAYTAIAKYFGTAVEQRMVIDNYDYGQYFPYIIQKDIYGEKIYPENLGYVPLSPSIDTSMVAVNRIIKNANAIKKVRDGVACAFFHPFLDISLLKKLVTGMKADGFNFIDLREDNNWVKMPDKITLTGAGPKSYELTLNESFLNERYFNERSEIVKQVTSDQRFNGKVTKDVTLTKGELYVAEGAEFHLKEPTFMDRMVQKTKTYIANETGNDKWKGARVGVCWNPQARGAFYNDQASLVSIFKSLNINVDTIFVGKDDIQYDGENLLVVPYISVDSLSYFEKQNILHFIEKGGTVITDGKNKLIEALGFTFLNSDIPIHQIRDSYYPEEIINWYEGVRAPKFETTDDDEVFSEDAVTGLPVAIGRKIGKGKVIYFSTLFDPLSAEGYSHFPFVMEYIKRFFHLQPVVKRENLDVYFDPGLRQNSSVENLIKMWTKEGIRTIHVAGWHQYPKYDYDYKRIIRLAHANGMLAYAWLEPPQVNQKFWEQHPEWREKNYLGKDVRPSWRYPIALTDETCLKTAIKDYMDFLKKYNWDGVNLGEVYFEAGKGFSEPEKFTPMHPSARAEFQRKYGFDMRQIFNKQSEYYWQKNPEAKADVVNYRVNKIAEIHDKFLKAIDDYAKTRNGFGVIVTFMDTHFSPEIMTYHGASSEKMLELQKKYHCYLQPEDPQSMWSTDPQRYAEMGKYYAERMAEPEKLMLDLNILPFRDKNQVTPFPTLIQTGIEAFQMVNSAAIGAPRFTIYSEATCNPQDMSYFSYASSAPVKYEYTQNGYIVNSPYSFVLQLPSSVKVIQVDGEDVIGYRENNFLIPAGDHNITVSENSSEFSTVELQPQLLSFTGNLMDIKYDMRQVNFSYTSYERAYAMFNREPTAITLDGKDYQFKVLTGNDGFAVMLPSGNHKVEVVTGDKFTYNINLTSLWSISAIAIYGFMAVSLLVIMYLALKLMRRRLEKN; from the coding sequence ATGAGAAAACTGCTCCTGTGCCTCCTCATGCTTCTTTTTGCTGGAAGTGTGTTCACCGCTTATGGACAAACCATTCCTACAAAAAAAGTGCTTGTACTATTTGAGGGCAAGTATGATTTAAATAATATTCCCACCGCCATGGGCCGCGAGATGGCCCAGCTACTTGGCCACTTTAAAACCGATGTAACCGTAAACGGTATAGCCGGGTATAAGGCCCATGAAATTGCCAAGTATGACTTCGTTTTTTACATTGGCTTCACCGCCGAGGACCAGGTTCCGCAAGCATTTAGCAACGATGTGCTTGCAACCAGTAAACCTGTGATTTGGATCAATACCGGCTTTAAGAATTTCTCTCAAAATCCTGCAGTTGCCAAACGCTATGGCTTTACTGTTTCATCCTATGTTGAATCATCGCCCTACACCGAAGTCAAGGCAGGAAACGACATCTTCACCAAGGGTACCAATGACATCAATATTGTAAAGATTATAGACAAAAAGAGGGTATCGGTTTGGGCAACGGCTAATCCCGAAAAGGGGATTGCCACCCCTGTTCCTTACATGGTGCAGTCGGGCAACCTCACCTACGTTGCTGATATGCCGTTTTTGGGTGCTACCGAAACTGACCGTTACCTCTACTTTGCCGACAAGTTGCACGACATTCTTGGTGAAAATCACCCCACCAATCACATGGCAATTATACGAATTGAGGATGTTACAGCCCTGAATAACCCCAACGAGCTTCGCGACATTGCCGACTACCTTTCAGAGCAGGGAATTCCATTCCTAGTGGGCGTAGTTCCCATATACGTAAATCCTTCGGAAGGAAGGTATGTGAAGCTCTCCGACCGACCCGAGTTGGTTGATGCACTAAAATATATGGTTCGAAACGGTGGATCCATTGTTATGCACGGGGTAACCCACCAGTATAAGGGGGTTTCCACCGATGATGCTGAATTTTGGAACATGACCGCCAATCAACCCATTGTGGGTGAAAACGTGGAGGACTTTTCTAAAAAAATTGAGCTGGGCCTCAACGAATTTTACAAGGACAACCTCTTTCCCATTGCGTGGGAAACGCCCCACTACATGGGAACCGTCAAAGCCTATACCGCCATTGCCAAATACTTTGGTACAGCGGTGGAGCAGCGTATGGTGATTGACAATTACGACTACGGACAATACTTTCCCTACATCATTCAGAAAGATATTTATGGAGAAAAAATATACCCTGAAAACCTGGGTTATGTTCCGTTAAGCCCATCAATCGACACCAGTATGGTGGCGGTAAACCGTATAATTAAAAATGCCAACGCCATAAAGAAGGTTAGGGATGGTGTCGCCTGCGCCTTCTTTCACCCTTTTCTAGACATCTCACTGCTGAAAAAGTTGGTTACAGGAATGAAGGCGGATGGGTTCAATTTTATTGACCTGAGGGAAGATAACAACTGGGTGAAAATGCCCGATAAAATCACCCTAACCGGGGCGGGCCCAAAATCGTATGAGCTCACACTTAATGAGTCGTTCCTCAACGAGCGATACTTTAACGAAAGGTCGGAGATAGTTAAGCAGGTAACAAGCGATCAGCGCTTCAACGGTAAAGTTACGAAAGATGTAACCCTTACCAAGGGTGAATTGTATGTTGCCGAAGGTGCTGAGTTTCACCTCAAGGAGCCAACCTTTATGGACAGGATGGTGCAGAAAACCAAGACCTACATTGCCAACGAAACCGGCAACGACAAATGGAAGGGGGCACGGGTCGGTGTATGCTGGAACCCTCAGGCTCGAGGAGCATTCTACAACGATCAGGCATCGCTAGTCTCCATTTTCAAGAGTCTGAACATTAACGTCGACACCATATTTGTTGGAAAAGATGACATACAGTACGATGGCGAAAATCTATTAGTAGTTCCATATATCTCCGTCGATTCACTTTCCTATTTTGAAAAGCAAAATATTCTTCACTTTATCGAGAAAGGTGGAACCGTAATAACTGATGGGAAAAATAAGCTAATTGAGGCATTGGGGTTCACTTTTCTAAACTCTGACATACCAATCCACCAAATAAGGGATAGCTACTATCCAGAGGAGATAATTAACTGGTATGAGGGAGTTAGAGCACCAAAATTTGAGACAACCGACGATGATGAAGTATTCTCAGAAGATGCGGTAACCGGTCTTCCTGTGGCTATTGGTCGTAAGATTGGAAAAGGCAAGGTGATTTATTTTAGCACGCTGTTCGATCCCTTATCGGCAGAAGGCTATAGCCACTTCCCCTTTGTAATGGAGTATATCAAACGATTCTTCCATCTACAACCCGTGGTGAAACGTGAAAATCTTGATGTTTACTTTGATCCTGGGCTACGCCAGAACAGCAGCGTAGAGAATCTGATTAAAATGTGGACGAAGGAGGGCATTAGAACCATCCATGTTGCCGGATGGCACCAGTACCCCAAGTATGACTACGATTACAAGCGTATTATTCGCCTAGCACACGCCAACGGAATGCTTGCATACGCTTGGCTTGAACCACCCCAAGTAAACCAGAAATTCTGGGAGCAACACCCCGAATGGCGAGAGAAGAACTACCTAGGCAAGGATGTTCGCCCATCGTGGCGCTACCCCATTGCCCTTACTGATGAAACTTGCCTGAAGACTGCCATCAAGGACTACATGGATTTTCTAAAAAAATACAATTGGGACGGCGTAAACCTTGGAGAGGTATACTTTGAGGCAGGAAAGGGTTTCTCCGAGCCAGAAAAGTTCACCCCAATGCATCCATCGGCTCGTGCCGAATTCCAAAGAAAGTATGGCTTCGACATGAGGCAAATCTTCAACAAGCAATCGGAATACTACTGGCAAAAAAATCCTGAGGCAAAGGCCGACGTAGTTAACTACCGGGTGAATAAAATTGCAGAAATCCATGATAAGTTTCTCAAAGCCATCGACGATTACGCCAAGACAAGAAATGGCTTTGGAGTAATTGTCACCTTCATGGATACTCACTTTTCTCCAGAAATAATGACTTACCACGGCGCCAGTTCCGAAAAGATGCTGGAACTGCAGAAAAAATACCACTGCTACCTTCAGCCTGAAGATCCCCAGAGTATGTGGTCGACCGACCCACAGCGCTATGCCGAAATGGGCAAATACTACGCAGAAAGGATGGCAGAGCCTGAAAAGCTAATGCTCGACTTAAATATTCTCCCATTCCGAGATAAGAATCAGGTTACTCCGTTCCCCACGCTTATCCAAACTGGCATTGAAGCATTCCAGATGGTTAATTCTGCCGCAATAGGTGCGCCAAGGTTTACAATCTATAGTGAGGCAACCTGCAACCCACAGGACATGTCCTACTTTTCGTACGCCAGCTCTGCACCGGTTAAGTACGAATACACCCAAAATGGCTACATAGTAAACTCACCCTACTCCTTTGTGCTTCAGCTGCCAAGCTCTGTAAAGGTAATTCAGGTAGATGGTGAAGATGTGATTGGCTATCGTGAAAATAACTTTTTAATACCAGCTGGCGATCACAACATTACTGTATCGGAGAATTCCTCTGAATTTTCGACGGTGGAGCTTCAGCCTCAACTGCTCTCCTTTACTGGCAACCTGATGGACATAAAGTATGATATGCGACAGGTGAACTTCAGCTACACCAGCTACGAGCGAGCCTACGCCATGTTTAATCGCGAACCAACAGCAATAACTCTTGATGGCAAAGATTACCAGTTTAAAGTGCTTACCGGAAACGATGGTTTCGCGGTAATGCTACCTAGCGGTAACCATAAGGTTGAAGTGGTTACTGGTGATAAGTTTACCTACAACATTAACCTTACCAGCTTGTGGTCCATTAGTGCCATAGCTATCTATGGCTTTATGGCGGTATCATTACTGGTTATCATGTATTTAGCGCTAAAATTAATGCGCAGAAGATTGGAAAAAAATTGA
- a CDS encoding SusC/RagA family TonB-linked outer membrane protein: protein MNSFTIKPTYLLTLTIFLLLSNLVSAQMISPLPDTTTAKVKNHLAPASQNDTVGNTITLDSKDFNQGFIVSPEELILGKVAGLRITSNSGKPGDGFTIQNRGISTFLTDNSPLYIVDNVPIVNGYININPNDIATVTVIKDAWAVALYGDRAAHGAIVITTKRGTKQLHVSYSGKLGVSNLPKQVEVFSGDEFRSIVTDHFSSDPTAISLLGGANTNWQNEIYRSAISQDHHVDVSGSVKDIPYRVAVGRTNQDGIIKTSSYNRTTTSASLDPTFFDNHLKISITFSGIFGKERIADENIVRRALQFDPTQPVINSDGSYFGYSGFPSIYSNPAALLHFTDNRLNSDRYIGNISVDYKLHFFPDMRVAFSYGEDYLNTKDHEVVDTALVYSGSLTKGSIQQTNQTLKSKIWNLSATYSKSIEALSSQVNLVVGTSRTTSSLWGNGYQYSIVPQALQDTSAFGFESSLIATYFRLGYSLKNRYFLNFSLRNEIDARYADNNKINHAFTASLNWKLKDESFLRNNNTISTLDLRAEYGVSGSNWQFGSSFNATVTPDLAPEKITTKSVGIDYGLFNNRIQGSIDVYSKTGDNLFVRTPNPLNHYFVYNTGKIKNSGVELSINAIPLSNKDWHWEFGFNAAVNHNKIERLIDNDEANSFIGLPDGPANMSINVLMQTVGYPINSFYVKQQVYNTSGSPLEGIYGTGLRHYHKSEPDWIMGVSSQLSYRNWDFAFSGRLNLGNYVYNTVAADNSYDIIYWGQAYLTNVNKSLNKTKFESRQYLSDYFVENASFFRMDYITLGYSFKDVWNSKAAIRLSATIQNAFVITNYSGIDPEVATGIDSYSYPRASTFSLGLNMIF from the coding sequence ATGAATTCCTTTACAATCAAACCAACCTACCTCCTTACTTTAACGATCTTCCTCCTATTAAGTAATTTGGTGAGCGCCCAAATGATTTCGCCGCTGCCAGATACAACAACAGCGAAAGTTAAGAATCACCTCGCTCCTGCCTCACAAAACGACACCGTTGGCAATACCATAACCCTTGATTCCAAAGATTTTAACCAGGGGTTCATTGTATCGCCGGAGGAGCTTATACTAGGAAAGGTAGCCGGCCTAAGAATAACCTCCAACAGCGGAAAACCGGGTGACGGATTTACCATTCAAAACCGGGGCATCAGCACCTTTTTAACCGACAATAGCCCGCTTTACATTGTGGACAATGTTCCCATTGTAAACGGATATATCAACATAAACCCCAACGACATTGCCACCGTTACGGTGATTAAGGACGCTTGGGCCGTGGCACTCTATGGCGACAGAGCGGCTCACGGGGCCATTGTAATCACCACAAAAAGGGGAACCAAGCAGCTGCATGTAAGCTACTCCGGTAAGTTGGGCGTGTCGAACCTACCTAAGCAGGTGGAGGTTTTTTCGGGTGATGAATTTCGAAGCATCGTTACAGACCACTTCTCAAGTGACCCCACAGCCATAAGCCTACTTGGAGGTGCGAACACCAACTGGCAAAACGAGATTTACAGAAGCGCCATTAGTCAGGACCATCACGTGGATGTTTCTGGCTCCGTCAAAGATATCCCATACCGTGTTGCAGTTGGCAGGACCAACCAAGATGGTATTATTAAAACATCGAGCTACAACCGCACCACAACCTCCGCATCCCTCGATCCAACCTTCTTCGACAATCACCTTAAAATTAGCATTACATTTAGTGGAATATTTGGTAAAGAAAGAATTGCAGACGAAAATATAGTTAGGAGAGCACTTCAATTTGACCCAACTCAACCCGTTATTAATAGCGACGGTAGTTATTTTGGCTATAGTGGTTTTCCTTCAATATATTCTAATCCGGCTGCTCTGCTCCACTTTACTGATAACAGGCTAAACTCCGACCGCTACATAGGTAACATTTCGGTAGACTACAAGCTGCATTTCTTTCCCGATATGCGGGTAGCGTTCAGCTATGGCGAAGATTACCTTAACACAAAAGACCATGAGGTGGTTGATACGGCTTTAGTTTATTCTGGATCCTTAACCAAAGGGAGCATTCAGCAAACAAACCAAACGCTAAAGAGCAAAATATGGAACCTATCGGCCACCTACTCCAAGAGCATCGAAGCGCTTTCGAGCCAGGTCAATTTGGTGGTTGGCACTTCCAGAACCACCAGTTCATTATGGGGTAATGGCTACCAGTATAGCATTGTTCCTCAAGCCTTACAAGATACATCAGCCTTTGGCTTTGAATCGAGCCTTATCGCCACATACTTTCGGTTGGGTTACTCCCTGAAAAACAGGTATTTTTTAAACTTTTCCTTACGCAATGAGATTGACGCTCGGTACGCAGACAATAATAAAATTAACCATGCCTTCACTGCCTCGCTGAATTGGAAACTAAAAGATGAGTCGTTTTTAAGAAATAACAATACCATTTCCACGCTAGACCTCCGAGCAGAATATGGAGTTTCAGGTTCAAACTGGCAGTTCGGAAGCTCATTTAATGCAACCGTTACCCCAGATTTAGCACCTGAAAAAATTACCACAAAATCTGTTGGTATCGATTACGGCCTCTTTAATAACAGGATTCAAGGCTCCATCGATGTATACTCCAAGACCGGAGATAACCTGTTTGTAAGAACTCCCAACCCTCTCAACCATTACTTTGTATACAATACGGGCAAGATAAAAAATAGCGGAGTTGAGTTAAGCATAAATGCTATACCTCTATCCAACAAGGATTGGCATTGGGAGTTTGGATTTAATGCCGCCGTCAACCATAATAAAATCGAGAGATTGATTGATAATGATGAGGCCAACAGCTTCATTGGCCTACCCGATGGTCCCGCTAATATGTCGATTAATGTTCTTATGCAAACCGTTGGCTATCCCATAAACTCCTTCTATGTAAAGCAACAGGTATACAACACCAGTGGAAGCCCACTTGAAGGAATATATGGAACTGGTTTACGCCACTACCATAAGTCTGAGCCCGATTGGATAATGGGCGTTTCGTCGCAGCTCAGCTACCGGAATTGGGATTTTGCATTCTCCGGTAGATTAAACCTCGGAAATTACGTTTACAACACTGTTGCCGCCGACAACAGCTACGACATTATATATTGGGGGCAGGCTTACCTCACCAACGTCAACAAATCGTTGAATAAAACTAAGTTTGAAAGCAGACAATACCTTTCCGACTACTTTGTTGAAAACGCCTCCTTCTTCCGCATGGACTACATTACACTTGGTTACTCATTTAAAGATGTGTGGAACAGCAAGGCTGCAATTAGGTTATCAGCCACCATTCAGAACGCCTTTGTAATTACCAACTACAGCGGCATAGATCCAGAGGTGGCAACTGGAATAGACAGCTATAGCTATCCTCGTGCTAGTACATTCTCGTTGGGGCTGAATATGATCTTTTAA
- a CDS encoding glycosyltransferase family 2 protein, translated as MSFIEVIFLVSVILIWFMIAYQFIFSVYGYINYVKSLLEKKKIDNEEYTEFPSCTILIPAHNEEKVISYTIEAMLNLKYPKDKLKIMVINDGSKDRTKEIIEGYAANDSRVVLYDVPVGQGGKGKSRALNLAIKQAKSEVIAIYDADNTPDPMSLHYLVINLMSNKEYGAVIGKFRTVNKARNLLTRFINIETLSFQSMLQAGRWQMHNIATLPGTNFVMWKWLIDELDGWDEEALTEDSELSIRIYELGYKIKFCPYAVTWEQEPETWKVWIKQRVRWVRGNNYVIAKFFRKIPHFKNKRLGLDLFYTMALYYIFFFAIIISDILFVLSLLSIITIPLPGPYSVIWVMAIVLFMFEITLAISFDKEDTPRNIALILIMYFTYCQLWIFIMFKAFYIDNIKKEGNVWDKTVRFDVQPKKKPIANA; from the coding sequence ATGTCATTTATTGAGGTAATATTCCTTGTAAGCGTTATTCTAATCTGGTTCATGATTGCATACCAGTTCATCTTTAGCGTTTATGGTTATATCAACTATGTGAAGTCATTGCTGGAGAAGAAAAAAATCGACAATGAGGAGTATACTGAGTTTCCTTCCTGCACCATTCTTATCCCGGCACATAACGAGGAAAAGGTAATCTCCTACACCATTGAGGCCATGCTTAACCTTAAATACCCTAAGGATAAGCTCAAGATTATGGTGATAAACGACGGTTCGAAGGACCGCACCAAGGAGATAATCGAAGGGTATGCTGCCAACGATTCGCGCGTAGTGCTTTACGACGTGCCGGTAGGACAAGGCGGTAAAGGCAAATCGCGAGCCCTCAACCTAGCCATTAAGCAGGCCAAATCGGAGGTGATTGCCATTTACGATGCCGACAACACTCCCGACCCCATGTCGCTGCACTATTTAGTGATAAATCTGATGTCGAATAAGGAGTATGGTGCGGTAATCGGAAAGTTCCGCACCGTAAACAAGGCTCGCAACCTGCTCACCCGGTTTATCAACATCGAAACCCTCAGCTTTCAGTCGATGCTGCAGGCCGGGCGCTGGCAGATGCACAACATTGCCACCCTTCCAGGAACGAACTTTGTGATGTGGAAGTGGCTGATAGACGAGCTCGATGGCTGGGATGAGGAGGCGCTCACAGAGGATTCCGAGCTCAGCATCCGCATTTATGAGCTAGGCTACAAAATTAAGTTCTGCCCCTACGCCGTAACTTGGGAACAGGAACCTGAAACGTGGAAGGTGTGGATAAAGCAGCGCGTTCGTTGGGTACGAGGCAACAACTACGTAATTGCCAAATTTTTCAGGAAGATTCCCCACTTTAAAAACAAGCGATTGGGACTCGACCTATTCTATACCATGGCGCTCTACTACATCTTCTTCTTTGCCATCATTATTTCCGATATTCTATTTGTGCTCAGCCTGCTCAGCATTATCACAATTCCGCTACCCGGACCTTACTCCGTAATTTGGGTGATGGCCATAGTGCTGTTTATGTTTGAGATTACGCTGGCCATATCATTCGATAAGGAGGATACGCCAAGGAATATTGCACTAATTCTGATAATGTATTTTACCTACTGTCAATTGTGGATATTCATCATGTTTAAGGCCTTCTACATCGATAACATTAAGAAGGAGGGGAACGTGTGGGATAAGACGGTGCGATTCGACGTACAACCAAAAAAGAAGCCAATAGCAAACGCATAA
- a CDS encoding aspartate/glutamate racemase family protein, with protein MKTIGLIGGMSWESSLEYYRIINEKVKEKLGGLHSAQCLMYSVEFDQIQHLQHIGDWDRLTQIMVDAAQRLEKGGAEFVVICTNTMHRMANEVQASISIPILHIADATAQKVAAKGITNVGLLGTKFTMEQDFYKGRLTKKHGIAVTIPNEEERNCVHDIIYNELCLGQINQPSRERYLQIIDGLVANGAQGVILGCTEIPLLVHQSDVTVPVFDTTRIHAEMAVEYALG; from the coding sequence ATGAAAACTATTGGACTAATTGGTGGGATGAGCTGGGAATCGTCGCTGGAGTACTACCGAATTATTAACGAAAAGGTGAAGGAGAAGCTGGGTGGCTTGCACTCGGCCCAGTGCCTGATGTACTCCGTGGAGTTTGACCAAATTCAGCATCTTCAGCATATTGGCGATTGGGACAGGCTCACCCAAATTATGGTTGATGCCGCCCAGCGGCTCGAAAAGGGCGGTGCCGAATTCGTGGTAATATGCACCAACACCATGCACCGCATGGCCAATGAGGTTCAGGCAAGCATCAGCATTCCCATTCTCCACATTGCCGATGCTACGGCTCAGAAGGTTGCCGCCAAGGGCATTACCAACGTTGGGCTGCTGGGAACAAAGTTTACCATGGAGCAGGACTTCTACAAGGGGCGCCTCACCAAAAAGCATGGTATTGCCGTGACCATTCCCAACGAGGAGGAGCGTAACTGCGTCCATGATATTATTTACAACGAGCTATGCCTAGGCCAAATCAACCAACCATCGAGGGAGCGCTACCTGCAAATTATTGATGGGCTTGTGGCCAACGGTGCCCAGGGCGTAATTCTGGGCTGCACCGAGATTCCGCTGCTGGTGCATCAATCCGACGTTACCGTTCCAGTATTCGATACCACCCGTATCCACGCCGAGATGGCGGTGGAGTATGCGCTGGGGTAG